Proteins found in one Limanda limanda chromosome 18, fLimLim1.1, whole genome shotgun sequence genomic segment:
- the sgk1 gene encoding serine/threonine-protein kinase Sgk1 isoform X4 produces MTVPTDKEKPVLTYSKCRGLMTLAIAFMKQRRMGLNDFIQRLATNSYACKHPEVQSILNLSPPQDAELMNANPSPPPSPSQQINLGPSSNPSAKPSDFHFLKVIGKGSFGKVLLARHRTDDQFYAVKVLQKKAILKKKEEKHIMSERNVLLKNVKHPFLVGLHFSFQTADKLYFILDYINGGELFYHLQRERFFLEPRARFYSAEIASALGYLHSLNIVYRDLKPENILLDSQGHIILTDFGLCKENIEPNGTTSTFCGTPEYLAPEVLHKQPYDRTVDWWCLGAVLYEMLYGLPPFYSRNTAEMYDNILNKPLQLKPNISNAARHLLEGLLQKDRTKRLGCTDDFIEIKNHVFFSPISWDELNAKKITPPFNPNVTGPNDLRHFDPEFTDEPVPNSIGCSPDSALVTASIKEATDAFVGFSYAPSMDSYL; encoded by the exons ATGACGGTCCCGACAGATAAAGAGAAACCTGTGTTGACTTACTCCAAATGCAGAGGGCTTATGACTTTAGCCATCG CTTTCATGAAACAGAGGAGGATGGGACTGAACGACTTCATTCAGAGGCTCGCCACGAACTCCTACGCCTGCAAGCA CCCGGAGGTTCAGTCTATTCTGAACTTGAGTCCTCCTCAGGATGCCGAGCTCATGAACGCAAACCCCTCTCCCCCT CCCAGTCCATCCCAACAGATCAACCTCGGCCCGTCCTCCAACCCCTCGGCCAAACCCAGCGACTTCCACTTCCTCAAGGTGATCGGCAAGGGCAGCTTCGGCAAGGTCCTGCTGGCGCGCCACCGCACGGACGACCAGTTCTACGCCGTCAAAGTCTTACAGAAGAAGGCCATCCTCAAGAAGAAAGAG GAAAAACACATCATGTCAGAGAGGAATGTGCTGCTGAAGAATGTCAAGCACCCGTTCTTGGTGGGACTGCACTTCTCATTCCAGACAGCGGACAAACTCTACTTCATCCTGGACTACATCAATGGAGGAGAG TTGTTCTACCATCTACAGAGAGAGCGTTTCTTCCTGGAGCCCAGAGCCAGGTTCTACTCTGCGGAGATCGCCAGCGCCCTGGGCTACCTCCACTCGCTCAACATCGTCTACAGGGACCTGAAGCCGGAGAACATCCTGCTGGACTCGCAGGGACACATCATCCTCACAGATTTCGGCCTGTGCAAGGAGAACATCGAGCCCAACGGGACCACGTCGACCTTCTGCGGTACGCCAGAG TATTTAGCTCCTGAGGTGCTTCACAAGCAGCCGTACGACAGGACAGTGGACTGGTGGTGTTTAGGAGCTGTTCTCTACGAGATGCTCTACGGCCTG CCTCCGTTCTACAGCCGCAACACAGCAGAGATGTACGACAACATCCTGAACAAGCCGCTGCAGCTGAAACCCAACATCTCCAACGCGGCCAGACACTTGCTGGAGGGCCTTCTGCAGAAGGACCGCACCAAGAGGCTGGGCTGCACAGACGACTTT ATCGAAATCAAGAACCACGTATTCTTCTCTCCCATCAGCTGGGACGAACTCAATGCCAAGAAGATCACTCCTCCCTTCAACCCCAACGTG ACGGGGCCCAACGACTTGCGGCACTTTGACCCCGAGTTCACAGACGAGCCGGTGCCCAACTCCATCGGCTGCTCCCCGGACAGCGCACTCGTCACGGCCAGCATCAAAGAGGCGACAGATGCCTTCGTGGGCTTCTCCTACGCCCCCTCTATGGACTCCTACCTATAG